Genomic segment of Primulina tabacum isolate GXHZ01 chromosome 11, ASM2559414v2, whole genome shotgun sequence:
tttcttaaaacgttcttttaacagattttcaaaacttaatattcttaacttatcaggacagagacaaatcgaataaatgacagaattcatcagatgattcagaacaattcggaaaccgattactcaattcagaacagaacatatcagaacagacagaacactgttactcatctcatttccatggtcaaattgtccccaatatgttagtcctctaaggggtgaggccagaacacggttttatacccaccgatggggttgaggccagaacacggttttatacccaccgatgggggccagacagaaatggttttatacccaccattgggggccaaacagaaatggtttcatacccaccattggggacCAGatagaatcacaattctcgtcccatttcaaatcaatttgtaacagtgcaacacaaaATTCAGATTTACCAGACAGAACGTAACAGAGTTTttagatatcagagtttcaaacggattcagcggaaccaaagaatttcgaacaACAAACAGAGCACTTAAtcgatcaaaattttaaaacagaacatactgaattttcgaaaaaaggaCACACATAAACGCATGTcataatttatatattcaagttttaaaatacaaaaattatatgtaacaaaagcccacttacttgaTTTTTATACAAAGTTCTTTCTTGAAATTTCGGCATCACTACGGCACAACTCCAACAAATACTGTCTTCGATCGGGGAGCCCTCCGGTACGGGTTAGAAAACTCTGGACTGCACAAAATCTTCCCTTCCTTTTCTTTCTTTACTTCGGCCGAATGGTTTAGGGAGAGGGGAAGAGAGGACCGAAATTTTAGAGGTTTGATGGTGTGCCTTCTCTCAACCATTTGagttgtatttataggcacaAAAAAACTCTCCACCTTGCCTCCCCTTGGCCGAATTCTTGGCCATCAAGAAAACCAATAATGGTGTGATTAATTGTAGACCAAAATTCCATATGTTTCTCCAAGTCCAAGACTAGCTATAATGGTGGgttcaaaatttcatgcatcCTTAAATGTCACCTTGGTTTTCTAAAgagtcatttcttgcatcatcaatatgtcttagtcctttagctcctcccttagctccttttttcggcctttttaggacaagcatggttgagcttctttgagctcaAAGATTGagctcatgagctaggggttttctccccaagaataaatgaacttccttgagctgagagTTTTAGCTTTTGAGCTGAAGGTTTCTTgtccaagaatcttggagcttccttgagctgagggttttagcttttgagctgaggatttcctcttccgagcgaTGTACCCttaattctcaaggttttgcattgcctcggcttctttttaagttactttccgagctttttgtggtgctttgcttcgaaaaatccgggttctcacatgaccagtcgggaaaatgtccagcaaagcgaatttgaccgttgcaatttcagaaacagtacagaaactttccaaatgctcatattcttgtgtctaacgtatatatcattgttggagcttataaatacaacatttagaagatcaaacaatagcttttgaagaggattcaaagcatgggcagttagcatgaagaaatcagctagttgagagcaaaAGCCCTTGtttgaggatacatttgagatatacactgtaattgataaatttctcacacacaaacactcacacatatacaagagaattgaacttcaaatattagttgagtgagtctttacacaaagacgtaaaacattgtgtttgtagtctttgcatatgagacattaaataatatgctgattgtgaggtgctgcctgaAATAGGATCGGTTTtagggtgttcaaatgcgcaacggaagttcaaaagtgttttcaaggcatgaaaaccaaaaattttaaagaaaaatttgaacacctcatgtactagcatgtaacatatacaaaaacacaactatgacattcatagggtgttgagaaatcgttacctatcaatctcttgagattgatgatggctccaacttagttgatatacaactaagctcttgaagggatgagttgatctacaagcttcctcctttccttcaaaattaggcccaccacttgctaactagaacccttcttactttgcactagaaaaataataagatttttcaaagagaagtgtgtGCTAtcctcaactattgaagaagcCAAAATTGAGGAAAAATTTGGAACGACCACCCCctaaatttcggccattgcATGTGCCATGAAggggaggatgagttgtcttggttgtgggaaaagctaaaaccacttttagcatgccatgcaattttttaatgaaaaagtaatccccaactcttcacctccctagcatgcttttgacttgggcttgtaactattacaaggcccatggacttttatttaaatgtctaaaacacatttgagcccatttaaagtttacttgatttacccaagcccattagtttaataattatttctaattgggctctacaaggcccaatgttatttaattaattcaacacttgaattaatttaattatttggactctactaggcccactaatgtttaattaactcaacacttgaattaatttaatttagtccataataataattatgaaaatcacaattttcaaatacattatttatttggccaacttttaatttaagaacacattcataaattaaaaattacatttccctcatagaagtcatacttcaatttttccttacgcttataaacttctttataagccgttcaacacattgaactattttaacttctcaacgggatctagaaagctagtacttgtgtggccctcaatggttcattgatacaactagccgtgagttcacatctccatgtgattcggactaaacacgtccttattcgagcataccccaattgctccattcttaattatcaactccttgataacaagaacgtcagaactcaagtctgatagtactcaaccaatcatgttaaacgcctagcagcatcgcttacatgattccctaggtatcaaatgatagtgcctgcaagaaccattcaataatggttagcgtacagtacggtcccttcaacgcatatatcccgatcgattcgacaaccattggtatatcgagagttgtcaatgaatcgatactatgtgtcatgtcgtagttgcatcgatggtgtaatatatgaaacgcctttcataattaccaccatactctgatcagagatttcatactacacatacatgagaacacataggatatccatacccgaaggtaagcggtgaatccccgactacaatgcatcgactcctatatgtttcgacaaaacacccaaccttgccacctgatgacccctaaagagtcggtaaacaagtcaaagtgcaatgctagcatatagagtctcaatgttgtcccgggtcataaggactaatggtgtacaaccataaactatgacttttccactcgataagtgagaaccacttggaaagtcctttatggagggttgttcagtgcactctaccaggatcacctatctgcatgctcggacatcacaatgtcccctaccaataaaacacggtactcacatcgcagatactagtctcaaactcgagcggcctatatccttcttagcggcggctaaatcgactaggaactgtttagaatatacagtattacaaatatgagtttcatgatactcatcatatgagcatctcatattctttgtAAGGCCCTGTAATTATTATTTggtaatttggcataattagaataattattgagttgtaaattaaaataattgtttatgccaattaaattcaagaagtgtgttaaaaatatgtatttgagaatatcggagaatttaacgatataaaatacatatagagtttaaataacacacgagagcaaaaTAAATGCAAAACCGGGATTATTGGGAATGTGTtactattttttttagtaactaaatacacatatacatacacacaattTTTCTTTTGGAGAGAGAAAGGAAATAATCAGAAACCCAATCCCCAATCCCGTAAATTTCCTTCCCATTTCTCCATTTTCGTCACTTTCTACACCTTCATTTTGGAGAAGCCATAACTTTTCCGTCCGGCGTCGAAATCACGAACGGTTTGAGGGGTTGTCTTCCTTACTTCAGTAGCTTCGTTTTGAACCATGAATCGCCACTTTTGATGCTCGTTTCAGCCCCAATAGAACCCTGTTTCGGGACTGCTCCTTTTCGATTTTCTTGTTCGATTTTAGGTGAGCTATTGCTtggtttttcttggttttttgGAGTATATTGAGCAAGGATTTGAAGCTTAAATCTTACCTTGCTGTTCCTGCATTTTCCAGCTAGTTTTCAGTTTGGTTTTTGGTCGTGAATAGTGTTTTCCGGCGAATAGCAACATTGGACCGCTAGCGACTAGTTTATACTTCGATCTTGGTAATTTTGGATCCAATTCCAGATTTTTCGGTGCATAAGTAGGATGCCCCGAAGTGTAATTTTACTCGCTTTGATTTAATTTCGCTTTGTCGATTTTAATGCCTTATATTGATGTATATATTGGGTTTATATTGTAGGTTCGATCGTTGGAGAGCTTTGAGGTATAAATCGAGGATTTTGTGAATTAGTATCGAGTTAATCGTTTGATTATTTTGGAGAATTACGGTTATTTAGTtgaaatttcagaattgttGCAATGGATTTGGGAATTaagttttgataattaaaaataaataagttGGATTAATTTAGTGTTATTGGCGAATTGTGAATTATTCGacctatttttatcatttttaggtCGAGGAGATTAAAGTTGAGCTTGTTGTGATTTTAGAGTCGGTTTAGGTATGTTACAGTTCGGTAGCATACGACGGTAaagtataaattatgtttaattgtcattatGTGTTGCACTGATCGTGTTTATGATTGTTGACTGTTGTAATATGTTAAATATCTTCGTTgtgatatatgtttattattttgacatattacttggcatttagcatcgggcatacagttatgacattcatgttgagcctatcgttcttgttagcccattattgatatccgttgttatctggcactgttgtttatctcgggatcatggtgtggctgataggcctatacactTGAGACTGTAGATGTGATTTAACAATccgtggttagtgcagccttttgaggtgagcgctgggattgtgtcatctagtttgTTCTGTTGTGCCATActgttatatcgtatcagctgtatggaggccgagtcaggggtgttattcagcacagcttggcatacctcgcatacttggcagggcggtttagctgcatgacgatgtaattcccctgtgttgttgctcgagcattattccagttgttatcgtaccgtttgttggctcctgttatcccgattattcgttgagcctttcatgcatttcatatcacattttattatatgattatacatgatttatgtttattattgttattgttgaactgtttcataccagaatcctaacctcagttgtttacttggggggctgctgtggttgctattgggcaccatggtagatctcccgagtcgttttgcagcatcaggccgaggttccggcagtggagctcgggattgaggttggattgcttggttctgcTCAGTGGAGTCACCCAGTCAGTgtatatgtatgtcttgagttgtttcagtcttgtattgtatcttatttgccggggagatgccccgtgtatctgtagtgATATTTGATTGTTCTTGTTATGTTCTGAGGCGACTCTGTGATTTTAATAATCTGGTGAGTATGtggtaagttttaaattctgtttagtcctggccagtgcggctataggttgttgactttggttttgttttattgactctagtttgagtatattttgatataaaatgctgcttgagttttcgggatgtcctacttacggggaggtcatgccgaaatttttctaggccctgaggtccgtttaaagaattttaaacctttttccAGTGCAGTTTTAAATtaaaccattattgtttgatcattaattgtcgtTAGAGTAAATGGGCCTCACATCTTGGTATCAAAGCGTAAAATGGGATACGCTCGAACTAGAGTCTAGGACACTCGAGTCTTGGCACTAAAAAGGGTTGTTGCGCATGTGTATGCTACTTGGCAGCATGTTTATGtaaatatatgatttgtttgCTTCCATTCTAATGGTTTTGATGTTTTATCGTATAGAATGGAGGGAGGTGGAGAAATTCCTGTTGATGAGATTCCTTTagctcgaggtcgaggtcgaggtcgtggatgTAGTAGACCTCGTGTCCGTGTTGTTGATGATACTTTTGTTGAGCAAGCTGCTGATCATCTAGAGCAGCTTAGGATGGATGAGTTAGTTGAGCGTTTCCATTCTATGCATCCTCCTCGATTCAGTGGTTCAGAGGGAGCTGAGAAAGCAGAGTTATGGATTTCTGAGATTGAGGAATTGctcgatttgattgagtatcCTCCAAATTGTCGATTGAGATTAGCTGTGCTTCAGTTGAAAGATCGTGCTAAAATGTGGTGGTCTACTACATTGATGACTTTAGATGCTCAGAGGATTGTTCCATCGTGGGATATATTCAAACTGAAGGTTAATGAGAGTTATTGTCCTCCATCATTCTACAGTTCTAAGGCTTCTGAGTTTCATAACCTGAAACAAGGCGATATGTCAGTTGCGGAGTATGCAGATTCTTTTTATGCTATGCTGAGAtatgctcctcatgttgctgcAAGTCAGGTTGCTGTCGTCGAAAGTTTCATTGAAGGATTGAACGATCATCTGCACCCTTTTGTTTCTACCGGTAAGCCACTGAATTATCTTGAAGCGGTGGAAATAGCAAAAAGGGCTGAAGCTAGTCTTAAGAGGAGTGACAATCGAGTTCCTACCCAACATCATCAGTCGGGGAGGCAACAATTCAGTTCATCTGGTTCGGCATCTCTTCGTCCACGTGGGAAGCAATTTAAGAAGCCTGGTTCTAGTTCTTCGAGTTCAGGGAGTTCAGGGAACCGTGGTGGATATCGTTACAGTGGACCTTATTGTGATCACTGTGGAGGCAAGCATTCCAGTAATCAGTGTGTTGGAGTTCAAGGGGTTTGCAATGTTTGTGGTCGGCCTGGccattttgctagagtctgtcctaGTAAGACGGGGAAATCAGCCCAGGCAGGTAATGGAGCTCAAAGTAATAGAATTCCAGCAGCGTCCTAGTCTTCCCATCAGCCTAGTCGCCCTTCGCATCAGAGCAGAGGCCAAGGTGGTCAACAGAATCAGTCATCTGTTCATGTATTTGCCTTGACTGAGGATGAGGCTCAGGCATCTCCAGGTACTGTCATTACCGGTAACTGTACTCTTTGTGGTTTTATAGCACGAGTGTTATTTGATACCGGAGCATCTCATTCCTTTGTTTCTCATGCATTCGTTGTTTCGCATGATCTTCGCACCACTAGTATGAATTCCAATCTATCTGTTGCTACTCCGATGGGCAAAATGATTATCACTGATAATGTGGTGTTCAATGCGATTTTGTTTCACGATGAAAACGTTCTATATTTGAATCTCATAGTTCTACATATgcatgactttgattgtatcgtTGGTATGGATGTTTTGACTGCAAATCGTGCCACTGTTGACTGTTATCGAGGAATAGTTCGTTTCAGACCTAGCTTTGCTCCTAAATGGAATTTCTATGGTCGTGGTTCTCAAGCCAAGATTCCTCTAGTTTCTGCCATTGAGATGAATCGATTGTTAGATTCTGGTCATGAAGGTTTTCTTGTTTATGCTGTGGATCTATCGCAAGATGAGCGACGGATTTCTGATATTCCTGTAGTTTGTGAGTTTCCTGATGTGCTTCCATAAGAGATTCCTGGTTTTCCACCAGAACGAGAAGTTGAGTTCAGTATCGAATTAATGCCAGGAACTGAACCCATATCTCGAGCACCATATCGTTTAGCCCCTGTTGAgctgaaagaactgaaagaacaattacaggatttGTTGAGTAAAGGTTATATTCATCCGAGTTCTTCACCATGGGTTGCACCGattctatttgtcaagaagaaagatggaacgatgaggatgtgtattgattatcggcaactgaataagtctactgtcaagaataaatatccactccctaggattgatgacttatttgatcagttgcaaggtactTCAgtgtattctaagattgatctccgTTCTGGGTACCATCAAGTGCGAGTTAGACAAGAAGATGTGCCGAAAACAGCTTTTCGCATGAGATACGGAaactttgaatttttggttatgccttttggtttgaccaatgctcctgctgtgtttatggacttgatgaatcgagtatttcgtaAATATCTCGATCTTTTTGTGATtgtattcatcgatgatattcttgtttattccaAGTCCGAGGAAGAGCATGTTAAACACTTGAGGATAGTTCTTTGAATTCTTCAAAAGAAGCAGTTGTACGCCAAGCTatccaagtgtgagttttggttagatagagtggtatttctgggccatgtcatatctcaacatggtatttctatcgatccaagtaaagtggaagcagtTCTGAACTGGGCACGACCGACCAATGTgccagagattcgtagtttcatgggtttagctggttattaccggagatttatcgaaaatttctcaaagattgctaGACCTATCACTCAATTGACTCAGAAAAATCAGAGATTCATTTGGTCTGATGaatgtgagtcaagttttgtcgagttgaagaagagattgacttcTGCACCAGTTCTTACCATTCCAAGTGGTTCTGGAGGATTTGTGGTTTGCACTGATGCATCTAATCGAGGTATAGGTTGTGTTCTGATGTAGCATGGCAGAGTTGTGGCCTATGGTTCTCATCAGTTGAAATCGCATGAGTCTAAGTATCCTGTTCATGACTTGGAACTGGCTGCTATTGTTTTTGCTctcaagatttggagacattatttgtttggggaGCAATTtgtaatctattctgatcacaaaagcttgaagtatctgttcTCTCAATCagatctgaatatgagacagagacgttggatggatcttttgaaatattatgattgtgagatccAGTATCATCCAGGAAAAGTGAATGTcattgccgatgctttgagtcgtAAGGTTGTTGACGTCAATTTATCCTCAATTCATGTTTCTAAGTTACGAGAGGATATTTGTACTTCTGGgttggattttcaaatccaaGGTAATGCTGTTTTTGTATCTCAGATTTCTGTTGAGCCAGAATTGATTCAGATTGTAAAGTCAGCTCAGAAAACTGATGAACGAGTTCTGAAATCTTATGAGTTAGTATCTCAAGGACACCAATCTGGTTTCTCAATTCACTCAGATGATTCTCTTCGGTTGAATGGTAGATTGGTTGTCCCAGATATTCCTGAATTGCGTAAAGCCATCCTTAAAGAAGCTCATTGTACTCGATATAGTATCCACCCAGGAGGAAGGAAAATGTATCATATTCTACGgcctcagttttggtggaagaatatgaaaaaggatgtggctgagtttgtgtcTCGTTGTATGatctgtcagcaagtcaaagcggAACGAATGAGACCGGGAGGATTACTGCATAGCCTTGAGGTTCCTCAGTGGAACTGGGAGCACGTAGCTATGGATTTTGTCACACGTTTGCCACGTACTTCTCGTCATTtcgatgccatttgggtgattgtcgaCAGATTATCTAAATCGGCACACTTTATTCCGCATGAGAGGACATATTCGTATAAGAAAATGGCTCGTTTGTATATTGAAAAtgttgtgagacttcatggagtTCCGGTTGCAATAGTCtcagatcgtgaccctagattcacATCAAAGTTTTGGACTAGTTTCCAAAAAGAAATGGGTACACGACTTGCGATGAGTACTGCgtaccatcctcagacagatggtcagacagAGCGTACGATTCAGACACTCGAGGATCTGCTTCGAGATGTAGTCATGGATTTTAAAGACAGTTGGCAGGAAGCTTTACCACTAGTAGAATTTtcatataacaacagtttccaggtgactattggtatggctccttttgaagctTTGTGCGGCAGACGGTGTCGATCACCTCTTTGTTGGGATGAATTTGGTGAGAAGCAGTTGACTGGACCTGAGATTGTTCAGGAAATGCATGATAAAGTCCAGTTGATTCGTCAGAGAATGAAAGCTGCCCAAGATCGGCAAGCTAGTTATGCTAACAGACGTCGTCGACCTCTAGAATTTCAAGTTGGAGATTTTGTGTTTCTGAGAATCTCTCCGTTTAGAGGTGTTGTTCGCTTTGGTATGAGAGGTAAGTTGTAACCTCGTTTCGTTGGCCCCTACGAGATTGTTGAGCGTATTGGGACTTGCGCTTTTCATTTGGATTTGCCTCAGTCTTTGTCTGGCATCCacgatgtttttcatgtttctatgttgcgtAAGTATGAGCCCGATCCATCTCATGtgattcagcctgatgaggttgaacttgatccgtCTTTATCGTATCTGAGTATCCTGTTTGTATCTTGGATCATAAAGATAAAGTTTTACTCAATAAAGTTATACCACTTGTACGTGTTCAGTGGTCGAGACATGGGGTAGAAGAATCAACATGGGAAACAGAACAGAAGATGAGAGCATCTTATCCATATCTGTTTGATTGTTAGTAATGTATTGTTAGTTTTGTATCGTGTGTAAGATGTATGTGTATAAAcagaaatttcgaggacgaaatttgttTTAAGGGGTGGAGAAGTGTAAGGCCCTGTAATTATTATCTggtaatttggcataattagaataattattgagttgtaaattaaaataattatttatgccaattaaattcaagaagtgtgttaaaaatatgtatttgagaatatcggagaatttaacgatataaaatacatatagagtttaaataacacacgagagcaaaaTAAATGCAAAACCGGGATTATTGGGCATGtgttactattttttttttagtaactaaatacacatatacatacacacaattTGTCTTTTGGAGAGAGAAAGGAAATAATCAGAAACCCAATCCCCAATCCCGTAACTTTCCTTCCCATTTCTCCATTTTCGTCACTTTCTACACCTTCATTTTGGAGAAGCCATAACTTTTCCGTCCGGCGTCGAAATCACGAACGGTTTGAGGGGTTGTCTTCCTTACTTCAGTAGCTTCGTTTTGAACCATGAATTGCCACTTTTGATGCTTGTTTCAGCCCCGATCGAACCCTGTTTCGGGACTGCTCCTTTTCGATTTTCTTGTTCGATTTTAGGTGAGCTATTGCtttgtttttcttggttttttgGAGTATATTGAGCAAGGATTTGAAGCTTAAATCTTACCTTGCTGTTCCTGCATTTTCCAGCTAGTTTTCAGTTTGGTTTTTGGTCGTGTATAGTGTTTTCCGGCGAGTAGCAACATTGGACCGCTAGCGACTAGTTTATACTTCGATCTTGGTAATTTTGGATCCAATTCCAGATTTTTCGGTGCATAAGTAGGCTGCCCCGAAGTGTAATTTTACTCGCTTTGATTTAATTTCGCTTTGTCGATTTTAATGCATTATATTGACGTATATATTGGGTTTATATTGTAGGTTCCATCGTTGGAGAGCTTTGAGGTATAAATCGAGGATTTTGTGAATTAGTATCGAGTTAATCGTTTGATTAATTTGGAGAATTACGGTTATTTAGTtgaaatttcagaattgttGAAATGGATTTGGGAATTaagttttgataattaaaaataaataagttGGATTAATTTAGTGTTATTGGCGAATTGTGAATTATTCGacctatttttatcatttttaggtCGAGGAGATTAAAGTTGAGCTTGTTGTGATTTTAGAGTCGGTTTAGGTATGTTACAGTTCGGTAGCATACGACGGTAaagtataaattatgtttaattgtcattatGTGTTGCACTGATCGTGTTTATGATTGTTGACTGTTGTAATATGTTAAATATCTTCGTTgtgatatatgtttattattttgacatattatttggcatttagcatcgggcatacagttatgacattcatgttgagcctatcgttcttgttaTCCCATTattgatatccgttgttatctggcactgttgtttatctcgggatcatggtgtggctgataggcctatacactTGAGActgtagatgtgattgaacaatcccgtggttagtgcagccttttgaggtgagcgctgggattgtgtcatctagtttgTTCTGTTGTGCCATActgttatatcgtatcagctgtatggaggccgagtcaggggtgttattcagcacagcttggcatacctcgcatacttggcagggcggtttagtTGCATGACGATGTAATTCTcatgtgttgttgctcgagcattattccagttgttatcgtaccgtttgttggctcctgttatcccgattattcattgagcctttcatgcatttcatatcacattttattatatgattatgcatgatttatgtttattgttattattgttgaactgtttcataccagaatcctaacctcagtttTTTACTGGGGAGGCTGCTGTGGTTgctattgggcaccatggtagatctcccgagtcgttttgcagcatcaggccgaggttccgGCGGTGGAGCTCgtgattgaggttggattgcttggttttGTTCAGTGGAGTCTCTCAGTCagtctatatgtatgtcttgagttgtttcagtcttgtattgtatcttatttgccggggagatgccccgtgtatctgtagtgATATTTGGTTTTTCTTGTTATGTTCTGAGGCGACTCTGTGATTTTAATGATCTGGTGAGTATGtggtaagttttaaattctgtttagtcctggccagtgcggctataggttgttgactttggttttgttttattgactctagttggagtatattttgatataaaatgctgcttgagttttcgggatgtcctacttacggggaggtcatgcagaaatttttctaggcccttAGATCCgttttaaagaattttaaacatttttccgctgcagttttaaattaaaccattattgtttgatcattaattgtcgtTAGAGTAAATGGGCTTCacattctttctactatttgtatattcaagggctttatctatgcaactagcatgggtatacagataaagaagtgcctaaaaataatttcaaatattattaaaataaagactgtttatacatagagtttcattgtgaacactcggccaacacttggctcgacgtgcacctactctaataatctcccacttgcactagagccaactacccatatgcttcaaacccatcgattcgcgatgcttctcgaataatgttcccggtaaaggcttagttagcggatctgcaatattatctgcggagccgactttgtcaatcgagatatctcctctttccacaatctctcgaaggatgtggtactttctcaatacatgtttggacttctgatgagaccttggctcctttgcttgagctatagctcccgtgttgtcacacaacaccgggacaagAGCAAAtctattag
This window contains:
- the LOC142518817 gene encoding uncharacterized protein LOC142518817, which codes for MEGGGEIPVDEIPLARGRGRGRGCSRPRVRVVDDTFVEQAADHLEQLRMDELVERFHSMHPPRFSGSEGAEKAELWISEIEELLDLIEYPPNCRLRLAVLQLKDRAKMWWSTTLMTLDAQRIVPSWDIFKLKVNESYCPPSFYSSKASEFHNLKQGDMSVAEYADSFYAMLRYAPHVAASQVAVVESFIEGLNDHLHPFVSTGKPLNYLEAVEIAKRAEASLKRSDNRVPTQHHQSGRQQFSSSGSASLRPRGKQFKKPGSSSSSSGSSGNRGGYRYSGPYCDHCGGKHSSNQCVGVQGVCNVCGRPGHFARVCPSKTGKSAQAGNGAQSNRIPAAS